One region of Balaenoptera ricei isolate mBalRic1 chromosome 5, mBalRic1.hap2, whole genome shotgun sequence genomic DNA includes:
- the LOC132366566 gene encoding tumor suppressor candidate 2-like, whose product MGASGSKARGLWLFASAAGGGGPEAAVAEQALVRPRGRVVPPFVFTRRGSMFYDEDGDLAHEFYEETIVTKNGQKRAKPRPVHENLIPQGVVKLDPPRIHVDFPVIFYEV is encoded by the coding sequence ATGGGCGCCAGCGGCTCCAAAGCTCGGGGCCTGTGGCTCTTCGCCTCGGCGGCGGGGGGTGGCGGCCCGGAGGCGGCTGTCGCTGAGCAAGCTTTGGTGCGACCGCGAGGCCGAGTCGTGCCCCCCTTCGTATTCACGCGCCGTGGCTCCATGTTCTATGACGAGGATGGGGATCTGGCTCACGAGTTCTATGAGGAGACAATCGTCACCAAGAACGGGCAGAAGCGGGCCAAGCCGAGGCCGGTGCATGAGAACCTGATTCCTCAGGGCGTCGTGAAGCTGGATCCCCCCCGCATACACGTGGATTTCCCTGTGATCTTCTATGAGGTGTGA